One part of the Amaranthus tricolor cultivar Red isolate AtriRed21 chromosome 16, ASM2621246v1, whole genome shotgun sequence genome encodes these proteins:
- the LOC130803177 gene encoding cytochrome b6-f complex subunit 4 → MGVTKKPDLNDPVLRAKLAKGMGHNYYGEPAWPNDLLYIFPVVILGTIACNVGLAVLEPSMIGEPADPFATPLEILPEWYFFPVFQILRTVPNKLLGVLLMVSVPAGLLTVPFLENVNKFQNPFRRPVATTVFLVGTVVALWLGIGATLPIDKSLTLGLF, encoded by the exons ATGGGAGT AACAAAAAAACCTGACTTAAATGATCCTGTATTAAGAGCTAAATTAGCGAAAGGTATGGGGCATAATTATTATGGGGAGCCCGCATGGCCTAAtgatcttttatatatttttcctgTAGTGATTTTAGGTACTATTGCGTGTAACGTAGGATTAGCGGTTTTAGAACCATCAATGATTGGTGAGCCGGCGGATCCGTTTGCAACTCCTTTGGAAATATTACCTGAATGGTATTTCTTTCCTGTATTTCAAATACTTCGTACAGTACCAAATAAGTTATTAGGCGTTCTTTTAATGGTTTCAGTACCTGCGGGATTACTAACAGTTCCTTTTTTAGAGAATGTGAATAAATTCCAAAACCCATTTCGTCGTCCAGTAGCTACAACTGTTTTTTTGGTTGGTACTGTAGTAGCCCTTTGGTTAGGTATTGGAGCAACATTACCCATTGATAAATCCCTAACTTTAGGtcttttttaa
- the LOC130803182 gene encoding 50S ribosomal protein L14, chloroplastic, whose product MIQPQTLLNVADNSGARELMCIRIIGASNRRYARIGDVIVAVIKEAIPNTPLERSEVIRAVIVRTCKELKRDNGMIIRYDDNAAVIIDQEGNPKGTRIFGAIARELRQKFTKIVSLAPEVL is encoded by the coding sequence atgattcAACCTCAGACCCTTTTGAATGTAGCAGACAACAGCGGGGCTCGAGAATTGATGTGTATTCGAATCATAGGAGCTAGCAATCGTCGATATGCTCGTATTGGTGACGTTATTGTTGCTGTGATCAAAGAAGCAATACCTAATACGCCCTTAGAAAGATCCGAAGTGATCAGAGCTGTAATTGTACGTACCTGTAAAGAACTCAAACGCGACAACGGCATGATAATACGATATGATGACAATGCCGCAGTTATTATTGATCAAGAAGGAAATCCAAAGGGAACTCGAATTTTTGGTGCGATTGCCCGGGAATTGAGacaaaaatttactaaaatagtTTCATTAGCTCCTGAGGTATTATAA
- the LOC130803186 gene encoding translation initiation factor IF-1, chloroplastic has translation MKEQKWIHEGLITESLPNGMFWVRLDNEDLILGYVSGRIRRSSIRILPGDRVKIEVSRYDSTRGRIIYRLRNKDSND, from the coding sequence ATGAAAGAACAAAAATGGATTCATGAAGGTTTGATTACTGAATCACTTCCTAATGGTATGTTCTGGGTTCGTTTAGATAATGAAGATCTGATTCTAGGTTATGTTTCGGGAAGGATACGACGTAGTTCTATACGAATCCTACCGGGAGATAGAGTTAAGATTGAAGTAAGCCGTTATGATTCAACCAGAGGTCGTATAATTTATAGACTCCGCAACAAAGATTCAAACGATTAA
- the LOC130803156 gene encoding DNA-directed RNA polymerase subunit alpha gives MVREKIRVSTRTLQWKCVESRTDSKCLYYGRFILSPLMKGQADTIGIAMRRALLGEIEGTCITRAKFDKIPHEYSNIVGIQESVHEILLNLKEIVLRSNLYGTCEASICVRGPRCVTAQDIILPPYVEIVDNTQHIASLTEPIDLCIGLQLERNRGYQIKAQNNFQDGSYPIDALFMPIRNVNHSIHSYGNGNEKQEILFLEIWTNGSLTPKEALYEASRNLIDLFIPFLHAEEENLYLEDNQHKISLPLFTFHNRLAEIRKNKKKIALKYIFIDQLELPPRIYNCLKKSNIHTLLDLLNNSQEDLIKMADFHIEDIKQIFGTLEKHFVIDLKKKK, from the coding sequence ATGGTTCGAGAGAAAATAAGAGTATCTACTCGGACACTGCAGTGGAAATGTGTTGAATCAAGAACAGATAGTAAATGTCTTTATTATGGACGCTTTATTCTCTCTCCACTTATGAAAGGCCAAGCTGATACAATAGGCATCGCGATGCGAAGAGCGTTACTTGGCGAAATAGAAGGAACATGTATCACACGTGcaaaatttgataaaataccGCACGAATACTCTAACATAGTAGGTATTCAAGAATCAGTACACGAAATTTTactgaatttgaaagaaatagtATTGAGAAGTAATCTATATGGAACTTGCGAAGCGTCTATTTGTGTTAGGGGCCCCAGATGTGTAACTGCTCAAGATATCATCTTGCCCCCTTATGTAGAAATAGTTGACAATACACAGCATATAGCTAGCTTGACGGAACCAATTGATTTGTGTATTGGATTACAACTCGAGAGAAATCGCGGATATCAGATAAAAGCGCAAAATAACTTTCAAGATGGAAGTTATCCTATAGATGCTCTATTCATGCCTATTCGAAATGTGAATCATAGTATTCATTCTTATGgaaatgggaatgaaaaacaaGAGATACTTTTTCTCGAAATATGGACAAACGGCAGTTTAACCCCGAAAGAAGCACTTTATGAAGCCTCCCGgaatttaattgatttatttattccCTTTCTACATGCAGAAGAAGAAAACTTATATTTAGAGGACAATCAACACAAAATTTCTTTACCCCTTTTTACCTTTCACAATAGATTGGCTGAAAtaaggaaaaacaaaaaaaaaatagcattgaaatatatttttattgaccAATTAGAATTGCCACCTAGGATCTACAATTGCCTCAAAAAATCCAATATACATACATTATTGGACCTTTTGAATAACAGTCAAGAAGATCTTATTAAAATGGCGGATTTTCATATAGAagatataaaacaaatatttgGCACTTTAGAAAAACATTTCgtaattgatttaaaaaaaaaaaaatga
- the LOC130803178 gene encoding NAD(P)H-quinone oxidoreductase subunit H, chloroplastic-like, giving the protein MTVPTSRKDLMIVNMGPHHPSMHGVLRLIVTLDGEDVIDCEPIVGYLHRGMEKIAENRTIIQYLPYVTRWDYLATMFTEAITVNGPEQLGNIQVPKRASYIRVIMLELSRIASHLLWLGPFMADIGAQTPFFYIFRERELIYDLFEAATGM; this is encoded by the coding sequence ATGACTGTACCAACTTCCAGAAAAGACCTCATGATAGTCAATATGGGCCCTCACCATCCATCAATGCATGGCGTTCTCCGACTCATCGTTACTTTAGACGGTGAAGATGTTATTGACTGTGAACCAATAGTGGGTTATTTACACAGAGGTATGGAAAAAATTGCGGAAAACCGAACAATTATACAATATTTGCCTTATGTAACACGTTGGGATTATTTAGCTACTATGTTCACAGAAGCAATAACTGTAAATGGACCCGAACAATTGGGAAATATTCAAGTCCCTAAAAGGGCTAGCTATATCAGAGTAATCATGTTGGAATTAAGTCGTATAGCTTCTCATTTGTTATGGCTAGGCCCCTTTATGGCAGATATTGGTGCGCAGACCCCCTTCTTCTATATTTTCAGAGAAAGAGAGTTGATATATGATTTATTCGAAGCTGCCACCGGTATG
- the LOC130803187 gene encoding 50S ribosomal protein L16, chloroplastic has protein sequence MKGISYRGNRICFGRYALQALEPAWITSRQIEAGRRAMTRNARRGGKIWVRVFPDKPVTVRPAETRMGSGKGSPEYWVAVVKPGRILYEISGVAENVARRAITIAASKMPIRTQFIISG, from the coding sequence ATGAAGGGAATATCTTATCGGGGTAATCGTATTTGTTTCGGAAGATATGCTCTTCAGGCACTTGAACCCGCTTGGATCACGTCTAGACAAATAGAAGCCGGGCGACGAGCAATGACACGAAATGCACGTCGCGGTGGAAAAATATGGGTCCGCGTTTTTCCTGACAAACCTGTTACAGTAAGACCCGCAGAAACCCGTATGGGTTCGGGGAAAGGATCTCCCGAATATTGGGTAGCTGTTGTCAAACCAGGTCGAATACTTTATGAAATAAGCGGAGTAGCAGAAAATGTAGCCCGAAGAGCTATCACAATAGCGGCATCAAAAATGCCTATACGAACTCAATTCATTATTTCAGGATAA
- the LOC130803166 gene encoding 30S ribosomal protein S3, chloroplastic → MGQKINPLGFRLGTTQSHYSLWFSQPKNYSEGLQEDQKIRDCIKNYIQKNTKTSSGVEGIARIEIQKRIDLIQVIIHMGFPKLLIENRPKGVEDLKINVQKELNCVNRKLNIAITRIAKPYGDPNILAEFIAGQLKSRVSFRKAMKKAIELTEQADTKGIQIQIAGRIDGKEIARIEWIREGRVPLQTIHAKIDYCAYTVRTIYGVLGIKIWIFIDEE, encoded by the coding sequence ATGGGACAAAAAATAAATCCACTTGGTTTCAGACTTGGTACAACCCAAAGTCATTATTCCCTTTGGTTTTCACAACCAAAAAACTACTCAGAGGGTCTACAAGAAGATCAAAAAATAAGGGATTGTATCaaaaattatatacaaaaaaatacaaaaacatcCTCAGGTGTCGAAGGAATTGCACGTatcgaaattcaaaaaagaatCGATTTGATACAGGTGATAATTCATATGGGATTCCCGAagttattaatagaaaatagaCCAAAAGGGGTTGAagacttaaaaataaatgtccAAAAAGAATTGAATTGTGTGAACCGAAAACTGAACATTGCTATTACAAGAATTGCAAAGCCTTATGGAGACCCTAATATTCTTGCCGAATTTATAGCCGGACAACTAAAGAGTAGGGTATCATTTCGAAAAGCAATGAAAAAAGCTATCGAATTAACTGAACAAGCTGATACAAAAGGaattcaaatacaaattgcAGGCCGTATCGATGGAAAAGAAATTGCACGTATCGAATGGATAAGAGAGGGTAGGGTTCCCCTACAAACCATTCATGCGAAAATTGATTATTGTGCCTATACCGTTCGAACTATCTATGGGGTATTGGGTATCAAAATTTGGATATTTATAGACGAAGAATAA
- the LOC130802465 gene encoding 30S ribosomal protein S11, chloroplastic, with the protein MAKPIPKTGSRRNGRINSRKSARKIPKGVIHVQASFNNTIVTVTDVRGRVVSWASAGTCGFRGTKRGTPFAAQTAVGNAIRTVVEQGMQRAEVMIKGPGLGRDAALRAIRRSGILLSFVRDVTPMPHNGCRPPKKRRV; encoded by the coding sequence ATGGCAAAACCTATACCAAAAACAGGTTCACGGAGAAATGGACGTATTAATTCGCGTAAAAGTGCACGGAAAATACCAAAGGGTGTTATTCATGTTCAAGCAAGTTTCAATAATACCATTGTGACTGTTACAGATGTACGAGGTCGAGTGGTTTCTTGGGCTTCTGCCGGTACTTGTGGATTCAGGGGTACAAAAAGAGGGACACCTTTTGCAGCTCAAACCGCAGTAGGAAATGCTATTCGTACAGTAGTGGAACAAGGTATGCAACGAGCAGAAGTCATGATAAAAGGTCCCGGTCTCGGAAGAGATGCAGCATTACGGGCTATTCGTAGAAGCGGTATACTATTAAGTTTCGTACGAGACGTAACCCCTATGCCACATAATGGCTGTAGACCTCCTAAAAAAAGACGCGTGTAG
- the LOC130802464 gene encoding 30S ribosomal protein S8, chloroplastic, protein MGRDTIADIITSIRNADMNRKGTVRIVSTNITENIVKILLREGFIENARKHQERDKTFLVLTLRHRRNKKGAYRNTFYLKRISRPGLRIYSNYQRIPRILGGMGIAILSTSRGIMTDREARLEGIGGEILCYIW, encoded by the coding sequence ATGGGTAGGGACACTATTGCTGATATAATAACTTCTATACGAAATGCTGACATGAATAGAAAAGGAACGGTTCGAATAGTATCTACTAACATCACCGAAAACATTGTTAAAATACTTTTACGAGAAGGTTTCATTGAAAATGCGAGAAAACATCAAGAAAGAGATAAAACTTTTTTGGTTTTAACGCTGCGACATAGAAGAAATAAGAAAGGGGCTTATAGAAATACTTTCTATTTAAAAAGGATCAGTCGACCTGGTCTACGAATCTATTCTAACTATCAACGAATTCCTAGAATTTTAGGTGGAATGGGGATTGCAATTCTTTCTACCTCTCGAGGTATAATGACGGATCGGGAAGCTCGACTAGAAGGAATTGGCGGAGaaattttatgttatatatGGTAA